Genomic segment of Dromiciops gliroides isolate mDroGli1 chromosome 3, mDroGli1.pri, whole genome shotgun sequence:
GCATCCTTCCTATGACAGCTGCCTCCGCCTCTGCCTCCCTAGAGTTCCAGCCAATGTCTAAACGAAACCACTCCCAGAAGAGGCCTGGTGGAGTGAGACAGGAAGGGGCTGCAACATAGGGTTGGGGCTTCCTGGGGGAACACCAAGACCAGGAGTTCTAGGTTGGCTGCCTCACGGGccagctttgtgatcttgggctgttctgggcctcagtttctccatctataaaatgggaacagtgatcctgccccccctcccagggctattgtgagagtcaaatgacaTAAGAGATAGGAACATGTGCTGGGAAGTAAAAATTGGTAGAGAAATGAGGTGGTTATTTTTCACCAAGTGTCTTCAAGGATCTGTgtggtgtgtatgtgtctgtctctgtctctgtctctgtcacataaatacacacacactcccaccCCTTGATGAACTTGTTTCCAGAAGCCTTTGCAGCCTGGTGTAAGACCTGCCAGAATATTTATCCTCCTGCTTTGGCCTTTGTGAGCCCTGGGTTGCCAGGGCACAGTAATGAGGCAACAACTATAGTAGAAGCCAACGTTTTAGAGCATCTTGTGATACCTTCTCTCCATTGGGCCTCCCCATGATCCTCTCAGGAAGTCCTTATTGTCTggctcccaccccccccccccccacctttcaCACACGTTTTTgtaaatgttatctttttttttttttttttggcggggcagtgagggttaagtgacttgcccagggtcacacagctagtgtcaagtatctgaggccagatttgaactcaggtcctcctgaatctagggccagtgctttatccactgcaccacctagctgccctcatacaCGTTTTTGCCAAACCCTCCTGCTGGTTCTTCCAAGCTGGCATCCCATCTCTTGCCACCATGCTTTTGCATAGGCTGTGCCTTACAgcgctccctcctccctcttggCATTGTCCTTATCTTCCTCCAGGGAAAGAAGCTTCCTTCCCCCTGGTCTCCTTCAGGTCTCAGTGAATAACCATGggaccttccctctgagactactccaatttatcctttatcttATTTGCATGTTACCATCCCTGGTATACtttaatctccttgagcaggGATTGggtgttttgctttgttgttgttgttgttgttgttgttgttgttgttgtgtgtgttttaagccctttttttttttttaacctttttctccCCCACATAGGAAACACTTAATAACTTCTAGTTGCTTTGACCTTAATGACATAGTAGAGGCTGGAAGGAAGAACTACAGACTGTAGAAGGTTAGGGCTTGAAGGGACTTTGGGACACACAATGTCAAagatggaagaaactttagaactTGCAATTTTAGAACCTAAAATATCATAGCTAGAAGGGACGTTGGAAATAACCTCTGCAACTTCTAACcttgacagatgaggacattgaggctcGGAgataagaagtgacttgcccaggatcacacagcaagttagcaGTGGGAGTAGAAACAGGAGTCCACGTGTGCCAGCTCTCAGGCCATTCCTGTTGCTGCTACTTTGCCCGGCCAGGTGAGTTTGCTAAAGACTTTTTATCTACTTTGGGTATCCAAGGGAAGAGCTATGATTAACTTTGGTCCCCATCCGTTTCTTGTTCAAGAAGGAGGGAGAACTCTTTCCACAAATACAAGCACAGACATTGGAATCTTTTAACTTTTTCTACATTTCTAGAATGTCAGCCGGGCAATCCCTCATGCCAGCTAGCAGATGGCAGCAACAGAAAACTCCTGAGCCAATTATGAACATGCTCTTGAGGTGGGAAGGTTTGGTGGTTACACGCCACACCAGGCAGAATCATCTTTGGCTAGGGAGGGCAGTGACTCCTGCATAGGGACATGCCTCCAGGGCAGGGGGTGCCCACACCTGGGCATGTATTCCATGACTATTGGGAGCACATATCCCTAGGACACCCATTGAAATGAATGCTTTTCTGTACAATAGCAGGTGGAAAGAACTGAAGCAGGTTTCATAGTCTAGGGCAGAGGTGTCAAAACACCAGACCTACAACAATCCCCAGTGCCAGATTATCattcaattgggaaatatttaacaaaataaataaaaatagagatcACAGATCACAGTGGtatatagttttctaagtcaataggcaGCCCTCAAGGGTCCTTATGTCCTGTCGAGTGGCCGCCATTTCTATTTGTCACCCCTGATCTGAGGCACCAGAGTAGTTGATGGTGAGGGGCTAAGTCTTTAGAATCATAGGGTTTCTGAGCTAGACGGGCCCTCAAAGCCCAGCTAGTTCAAGTGGCACCTAAAAAGAGTATtttccaccatcttcccagtagCCAGCCATCTAGCCTCTGCTTCCAACTCTCCACCAAGGGGGCACCCATTCTATCCAAGGGAGCCCTTTCTACAcctgtaattgttaggaagccttttctgacctCAAGTCTAAATCGGCCATTTGCACTTTCTGCCTGTTGCTTCTCTCTTGTCTCTAGGGCTGAGCATCGCTCTTCCTTCTGATAGCTCTTCAAGACCTTGAAGATAACTATTACAGGTTCCCCCTCAAGTTTTTTCTTCTCTAGCATGAATAACCCTATTTCCATCAACTAATTGTCATGTAACATGAACTCAAGGCTCTTGGCTATCCTATCTCTTCTGGATACTCAGGTTTAtcaatgccatttaaaaaaaaacggataaaaatacatttattaggcacttattgTATGCAAACCACTGTGATAAGCATTAAGGGTacaaacagaaaagcagaaaactcctgctctgaaggagcttgTGTTCTAATATGGGAAGTAGTACATATATTATATGGCCTTGTTGCTTAGAATTAAACACAAGAGCCCAGCTGTGGTCTGACTCAAGCAGAATGGAAATGATGCTTATTTTAATGTAGCCCAAATTGCATTACCCTTTTTGGTTTCCATAGCACAGTGTTGATGGCTGTCAAGCTTGTAGTCCACCAACACCCCCAGATCCTTTTCTTTTAGATTATTGTCTGGCAAAATTCCCCCATCTTATATTTGATCAGAATGACAACTCCTTGAGGAAAAGGgctatttccttttgtctttttatctccagcacataTCACTgagtctggaacatagtaaatgcttaataaatgcttatttgatcAATTGATCTTGTGTTACAAAGgcggtttttaaaaatctaactataaaaTTATGATTGTCCCTACTCAGTTTTGttttaattcaatcagttctgTTTAGCCTATGTCAAGAGAACGAGGGTCTCTTCTCATTCCCTGGAACTTCTGACCATTGTTTTGTAACTGCAGCTTGGTAAGCTCTCCAAAACTTAAGTGTGTACCACCAGGTGGCAGTGACTGACCCTTCAAAGCAGAAAACTGAACGACATCAAACGGTCACTTTGCTTAAAGAAATACAGAAGAGCCGTCCATGCTTGCTCTCCCAGTGTCCTGGGCAGGTCCCAGAGGAGACTTGGATTTCAGTGAAGGTGCTGAGCCACACAAGCCCCCACCCTGCGCCCTGATGCTCACACTTAGAGGGGCTGCTTTAGAGCAAATGTTTGGAAAACTCCAAATAGGCACAATTCGTTATCATCTGCCTCCCTGCCCCTGTGATCCATTCAAACCCGTCCCAACTTCCCTTTTGTATGGGCGGGCATCTGGGTCAGCAGCAGAAGGGCTCGCCAAGCAGTTTGCTCCCACTGcgctccagcccctccccccctccccaattgccTAGGATCTTGTCCAATTCCAGCTGGGTCCTTGCTGCCAGACCCTGCTTTTTATACTTATTAGGCTGAAATGGTCattcattcccaccccccacccccaaacagctgtcctaatttttctctctccaccgTCAGACTCCAGTGCCACTCCTGGTCAGTCCACcagcaagcacttattttttgatttatttatttatttatttatttttttgggtgaggcaattggggctaagtgacttgcccagggccacacagctagtaagtgttaagtgtctgaggctggatttgaactcaggtcctcctgactccagggccggtgctctatccgctgtgccacctagttgccccagcaagcatttattaagtgatttctaTGTGCCAGCAGTGTGCTgaactccttttcttctctttctgagagaaactgaggcatttgGCCAACATTGCTCTGTGCTCTGAGAAGAGGCAGCGTGTTTGCAAAGACCATTGCTGGGAGTGTCCCCCTAGAGATTGGCTTCATTCCTAAttgttctctttctgtgtctctcaccccccccccccccccgccccggcttttcatttctctatcctttcctttccttcattagCAAACTCTTAGAAAGTCATTTCTACCTTGTGCTTtgcttccttctcatctcttcaCTTCCAAGGGCTTTCTAAAAGGTCACCGGATGCAGCAACATTTTCTTTAGCCCTCCTCCTCCTTGAGCTCTCTGCAGCACTTGGCACTTCCCTCCCAAAGAGGCTCCATTGGTCTCCTTGGCTCTGCTGCCTCCTCTTTGTCCTCTCTGCTCCTTACGTATGGCTGGGTCCTGAGACTTTGCCTCAGTCCCTCCTCTCTTCTACAGTGTCTTCCTCAGGGACTTCTCCCATTCCCATCGACTTAATTATTGCCTCTGTACTTGCAGATGGCTCCTAAATTCCTATATCTAGTCCAGCTTTCTCTCATGAAGAGTGTTCCTGTGTTTCTGCATGTTTGCTGGACAGCTCCCCTTGGCTTCCCCACCTCAGCATCTCAGCGTGTCAGCTCGCCATCCCCTCCCTAATCCTGACCTTCCTATCTGCTTCCCTGTTTTATTGATGCCGCCACTGTCCTTCCAGTCACCCGGGCTTGAAAGCCGAGTCATCTTCAATCCCATCTGTGTCGTGATTTGTCCCCTAGACATATCCTGTACCTGCACTCTTCACTCATGCTGCCATCTTTCGCTGTgttctctggaatgcctgctccatagTTAATAAAGTTGCTTTTGTCTTATCCCTTTTTTCCACTCCCTCTGCTTTCAGGCTCTCAGTGAGACCTGGCCCACCCTTTCCAGTACTGTTTGCAATTTCATtcatgtgcccccccccccaacctcacTGATTATAGTGAGGGAGTTGGAATGCTACTTGCTCCCCATTACTACTTTCATACTCTCCCTTTACCACACTCACTCAGtaatctctcctcctttgaggttcattcaatccaaatttatcacccaatcaTGATTATCCTGGTACCTCCTGTCTACCTACCCCCAAGATATTCTGTTTTCTTCAACATGTTCACTGCATAGCTTAGtttttcctccccatctcttgTCATGATACTAGTTGATTTCAACATACATATTAATATTTCCAGTTCATCGATCTGTGTCATTTCCAAGACTTACTTCTCTACCCCACCTCAACTACACACAGAGAAGGTCCTAGCCTTGATCTTGTCATCAACAGTAAGTATCCCACTTCCATGTTcaggaactctgaaattctcttatCTGATTATCATCTTCTGTTGTTCTATATATTTTGTCATTCTATCTTCCCCTCTACCTTACAACCCCCAGCCCTGTTCTTCATCCACACTCACCAAGACTTCCTCCCCTCAGTTTTTCCCCAGGCCATTACCCTTCTGCTGCCCGTATCTTTAGCTTTCCTCATCTCAACCCCCTGACAACCTTTCACCGTCCCCCATACTTTGCCCCCTTGTCCTCTCACCAGTCATACCTTGCCAGGCCCCAGCCTTGGATTATTCCCACCATCTATTGCCTTCACTACTATTCATATGTTCTCTTAATTGATTGCTGtgtacctcagtttgctcatcagtaaagtggggctaataatagcacctacctgccagggatgttgtgaggatcaaagaagataatgattgtaaagtgtttggcataGTGTCtccctggcatgtagtaggtgctctGTAAGTGTTTGCTATGATCACCCTGGACTCCTTTCAGGTACCATTTGGACTGGATGTCCTCTGAGCATCCTTCCAATTTTAAGATTCTTTGGGTTCAGGTTGAGGCTTGGGCTCAGCAGCAAAGTAGGTAAAAATAGGGGTCTCTTCCATTGACCCTGGGGATTGTAATTAGAGGAGCTGGTGTCCGGGAAGAGAATTTACTCTTGGGGGTTTGCTTTCTGACACATgcccatcccattttcttccttcagaCTGATGAGGGTCCCAGGCTGCAAGAAGAACCAGTGGATACAGGGAGAGAGTTGACTATTTCTCATTCCCTTGAGCTACACTAAAGAGAAGCCCGGACATGGCTGAACATTCAGGGTACAAGGAGGTCACTTCCACTCGCCACCTGCGGTTTAAGCTGCAGAGTCTCAGCCGCCGCCTGGATGAGCTGGAGGAAGCCACCAAAAGCCTCCAGAAGGCTGAAGATGAGCTCCTGGAGCTGCAGGACAAGGTGATCCAGGCCGAGGGCAGCAACTCGAGCATGCTGGCCGAGGTGGAGGCACTGCGCAAGCGGGTGTTGAAGATCGAGGGGAAGGACGAGGAGATCAAGAGAGCGGAAGACTTGTGTCAGCTGATGAAGGAgaagctggaggaggaggagagcctGACCCGGGAGCTGAAGGCGGAGATCGAGCGGCTCCAGAAGCGGATGGCTGAGCTGGAGAAGCTGGAGGAAGCCTTCGGCCGGAGCAAGAACGACTGTACCCAGCTGTGCCTGAGCCTGAATGAGGAGCGGAATCTGACCAAGAAGATCTCGTCTGAGCTGGAGACCCTCCGGTGCAAGGTCAAAGACCTGGAGTCTTCGGAGGACAGGCTGGGCAAGACCGAGCAGAGCCTGGTGTGCGAGCTCGAGAAGCTCAAGTCGCTGACTTTGAGTTTTGTGAGTGAGAGGAAGTATTTGAATGACAGGGACAGAGAAAACGAGAAACTTATCAAGGAGCTGACCCAGAAACTGGAGCAAAACAACAAGGTCAACCTGGTGGACCACACCAGGAACGCCTCCACCCTCCTGGATAGAAATGACCTCCGCATCGAAGACGGCATCTCGTCCACGCTGCCATCcaaagaagccaggaggaagGGCGCGCTGGACTACCGCAAGCAGGGGGAGAACGAAACGCGGAACAAGTCGGAGAATGAAAAGAATCGCAATCAAGAAGACAACAAAGTTCAAGACCTCAACCAAGAAATCGAGAAACTCAAAACTCAGATCAAACATTACGAATCTCTGGAGGAGGAGCTGAAGAAAATGCGGGCCCAAAACAATGACCTGAAAGACAGTTACCTGAGCGAGCAGAATAAGAACAAGCTCTTGGCCAGTCAGCTGGAAGAGGTGAGGCTGCAGCTGAAGAATCAGAAGGACCTTGAGAACGGGGAAGTGCTGGACAGTGAGGAGTCTCTGCTGGTCGGCAAGGGCAGGCAGCACGAGAGGCCCAAGTACCGAGGGCTTGTCAACGAGTCCCCTACGTCCAAGTACAAGGCGAGGGAACACTCTCCCCAGCACAAAAGGGGAGAGAGGCTTCGGAACAAGGAGCACGTTCTCAGCAATGACAATGCCCCTCAGAACAGCCGGCAAGCCGGCTGTCCCAGCTCCGTGAACCGCAGGGGCACCAAGGCTTCTGGCGCTGTGGTGGGCACGGACAACATCTCCCAAGAGGCCAAGAGACCCGATACGGCCGGTTCTCTGAGTGAAGGCAAGAGGACCAGGGAGCAGCCGTCGGTGCTGAGTCGCTATCCCCCGGCGGCCCAGGAGCACCGCATGCTGAAGGGAGTCTCCAAATCAGGACACGAGAATGGGTTAAAGGGCAAGGTGGAAAAGACATCCCAGGTGTTTAACGATGCCAACCATGGCCGTGGGTCTGAGGATAGGTCCAGCAGGACAGACCACACTGCGGCCTCGGCGGGGAACAAAGTGTTGAAGGTGAATCGGGCAGTGGCTTTGGATGCCTCTTTGGAAGCCATGTCAGCCAAGAAGATCCTCAACCCCACCGGGGGAAATCAGGTCTCTTCAGGGCTGGCTGCAGAATTGGGCACCTCTAAGGCCGCTGATCCTTTGGCCTCATCTCGGAGATTGTCCTCCGAAGGACTGTCAAAATGCAAAAGGCCCGCGAACGGCCAGGTTGCTGAGAGCAGCCCTCCCAGTCTGAAGCCTCCGATTTTATCCAAGGTTTCTTCTGGctctaggagtcaggaagacattctTCAGGGCTTTGTGGCAcaagacaaggaagatcaagagcAGCCTGTGCCCGTGGTGACAGAGGACAGCAGTCAGCACGAGGCGCTGAGGTGCAGGGTCATCAAACCCAGCGGTCGAGAGAGACTGGACCTCGAAGACGACATGGACACTGATTCTCTGGTCACTGCCAAGCTAGTCAACACCACCATCACACCGGAGCCAGAGCCCAAGAGGCAGCACAGCACCAGAGAAACGCCCCGGTCCCGGGCAGCGCTTAGGACGCCCCTGTTTGATGGTGACAGAGACGCCGGGGCAGATGCGGAAGCTGTTAAACCTGTGAGAGGCGCTGTGGAGTTTCAAGACGCCAACAGCTCAGGAGTCAAAGGCCGTCGGCCCTTCAGCCCCAGAGAGGCCTTGAGGTCCAAGGCAGTGATTAAGCCTGTCATTATTGATAAGGATGTGAAAGAGGTcatggggggaggtggggcagaaGCCATCTCAGAGAAACCAAAGCCCACCTCCAGAACCGTGCCAAACAAAGTGACGAGCTGCATAACCATCTACCCCGTGGAGGTGAGCAGCCCCAGGGGGAGCATAAGCGAAGCTCCCAGAGAGAGACATACCTCCACCAGCAACATCCAGGTGGTGCCCAGTGAGATGTCCTCGGTCACCAACCACATCAGCCTGCCTTTTGAGATCTCCATTAACAAGAATGATATCACGAGGCAGATCTCAGAGGCTGACCAAGCTGGGGACCTGCCCCCGAGGGGCAGGCCAGAGACGGTGGTCTCCAGGAGCAGTATTACCATCAAGCCATCAGAGCCTGCGGAGAGGAACAGCCAAGAGCCCCCCTCAGAGACCTTTAGGTGGAAGAGCCACCGTCCGCCTTTGGAGATGGAGCCGGTCGACGCCAAACACGTCACAGTGCGCAGCGCCTGGAGAAGCAGGCGGGACTTGAACTCTCTGGAAGATTCCCCAGCCCACGGAGGCAAAACCACAGATCTCCCCAATGCCTACACGCAGAGGTCTTCCACAGATTTCTCAGAACTGGAGCGGCCCAGGCCCTCTCCCTTTGAGCAGGGCACACGCAGGGGGGCAGGGAATCCAAGGGATGCCCCTGATGCCCCTGAACTGTCTTCCCGAAGAAGCCAAAGCAGCCTCACGGTGTCCGAGGTTCTCACCAGGCGGGGCCGGGCTGGTGACTCGGTCACTGCTGCTGCCTTGAGCCGCCCAGCAGGCCTGGTAAGttacctcctcttccctcccaccccaggaACCTCTTAGAACTCTCCCCTGTGTGAAAGCTGCCAGCTGGCGGCTATTGAACTTCAAAGGGTAGAACTCAGAACATTGGGGTAAGTATGGGGTGGGTAGATGGCGGCAGGGAGGAGCAGAGATGGCAGAACTAGGCTTGGTCAGATATGTTCAGGATAGGATTCCTGTTCACACACGGGTTGAGCTTTTATTCACTAAGTtatctttcaactctgaaattttgtgattctgccCTATGCGACCCAGAGGAACTTGTGGCTACAAGAAAAGCTTTGTTTCTCCCTTGGACCTGAGTTGAATGGTTTGTTTACCGAAGGGACTTTATAAATATGGAttgaattttcattcttttatgaaATCATGCTCCCTTCCCCATGTGGATTAAGTAGCTTTTGACCCCTGACCCCAGATCCTTAACCACCCCTTGCTGGGGAtagagactggatctgtgattttgctGGCTCAGAGAGGAAACTCTTGGGTGAGGAGCTCCCTCAGTTCCTCAagcgacttgcctaaggtcatacagccagtgtgtgtcagtgGCTCTCTGTTACTCCCTGTTAGCCAGCTCCTTGCCAACCATTCTCAAAAAGTCAtgcccttaggggcagctaggtggcaaagtggataaagcactggtgctggattcaggaggacctgagttcaaatcagggctcagacacttgacacttgacacttactagctgcgtgaccctgggcaagtcacttaaccctcattgccccaccaaacacctcccccccaaaacaaaaacaaagtcatgCAATTGGTCAGTAGGGGGCTCGTGTAGGAATATGTATATGGCTCAGGACAAGACCACCTTcccaaggaataaaaaaagaccCAAAGCCATCTGTTTTACTGGTGGTGGGTGCATCATTTTGTGTTCAGAGTACTACGTTTTAGTGGCTAGGGATGAATATTAGGCACTGGACCATTACTTTGTAAGATGAAGTAAATGTGACATGATTTCCTTCCCCATCAAGAGGTTTGGCCAATCTCTTAACCTTCATTATTATTGACTTAGGAAGGACCtgcagggaaaggagaaaaatcaggATGAGATGAAAGAGGTTGGAGAGAGGGAGATCAATGGAAAGGGAAAGGTCAGAAGGGTATTAGTAAAGTAGTGCCTCTCTAACGTAATATAGTGGGAGGCTTCTCACTGGGCTCATTGGGAGAAGAGGTCTGGTGGAAAActctgttattatcattattaatcttAATTATTTACTGGGAGAATTGGAGCCAGATTTCATTTTCTCTCAAGCATCTCCCTCACCTATGAAGGGGGTAGCTTCTTGAACTGCGATGCCCCATACCATTCTCTGTGCCCGTGCCAATAGCAGTCTTCCCAAGGATGTGCCCTTTCTCTCCTGTTCTAGGAGTGCCAAGTGCTTTCCTATTTGCTTGCTCTAGCCCAAGAATGCCCCCTTCACCAGCCACTGCAGCACGCCATCCCTGCTTCAAGCAGATGTCTTCTGGGCTGTGAAATTCCAGCAGGTTATACCCAGATGAGGAGACAGAAGTAGCTGGGGATCGTAGATTTGGACCCAAAACAGAACATTTAGTCTAAttccctccctctcactcccccattttacaaatgagaaaacaagccTGGAGGTTGTGATTCTTCTTAGTTCCAGAGGTAATAAGTCAAACACTCCAATCTAGGTCTCAGGGACCAGAGGCCTTCAGTTTAATCACAGGACCATCCCTAACCCACTCAAGGACAGACTGGTCCAAATGGTGCTAGGCCCCCAAGGCTTCTGGGGATAGTATGAACTTGGGCCAGACCAGATCTCTAGGGAGTCTTCATGGGCTGGACTGGACCTCGAGCCCCTGTGATTGGTGCCTGGAAGGTTCTCTGGCTGGATGGGTTTGGTTTGGGAGGGGCTGTCCCCTCATCTCCCTCCCAAGCCCTCACCTCCCTGGGTCTCCCTGGCATAGGAGGAAGCTGAAGGCAGTAACCCCAATCCCTTTCGATGGCAGCACAATTGCTTGGAAAGGCCAGAGCTGCCTGCCAAGTGGCCTCCTGAGCACACACGGGTTCGAGCTGAAGAACGGCTCCGTCGGGCCAAGCACTCCTCCGAAGAGAACTGATCTGATGGGTGAGACACGTTCTTCTGCATCTTCTATATGTCGGGTTATCTTGGTACCAGGAACGCCAGCACTTGGCCAGACTGGGGGGCCCTTCCCCCCCTGTTTGTTCCCCACAGAGTTCATGTCACCCCTGCTTTTTAGCTTGAGGGCTTGCTTCACAGGGGCCAGGAATTTAAATGAATGGGGCAGGGCGCAGGTGGGCAATGATTTGAACAAACCACAGAATAAGAAGCCCAAATCTCTTAGCAACCTGCCCTGGCATGAGCCTGGGCAGAGGATCTCTGTAGGCAAAGTCTGAAcattttctggcattaaaaatCTTGAGcccttgggggcaggtaggtggcgcagtggatagagcactggccctgaagtcaggagtacctgagttcaaatccggcctcagacacttgacacttactagctgtgtgaccctgggcaagtcacttaaccccaattgcctcacttaaaaaaaaaaaatcctgagccCCTCATCACACAGCCCCACCTTGTGCCCAGCCCAGTGCTGTGGCCTTGGGTGAGGGGGGTTCCAAGGTCAGTCGTTCTCTCTGGATCCAGGTCAGAGGGAAAGGGTTCTGGGCCCATCCAGAAAGGTTTTCCTAcgccccttttctcccctcaaaaCACACGCCCtaccttttcctcccctttcttggAGAAGCCTTGctgttttctctcccctcctcaacaCCTTGTTTGTCTTGTAGGTAGCTCCTGCTCTGCTGGGTGGATTTCCAAGATTCTGATTCCCTTCTCCCTGCAGAGGATCCATTCCGTGGTCTGCCCCGAGGGGATGCTTTCTGACCACACACCCTTCAGCCACCAGCTGCAAAGCCATCTCCCATCCTTCTCCGCCCTGAGCATTCTTGACAAGCAGACTACAATGAAGAGCAGTGTGTCTGGTGGGAGGCTGCTCTGGGGGTCCCTGAGCCCAAGCCCCAGGGTGGCATCTTGGGTATGTGGACTTTAGCCCTGTGTCTGGGCTGACTGCTCCCCAAGGG
This window contains:
- the LUZP1 gene encoding leucine zipper protein 1 isoform X2, translating into MAEHSGYKEVTSTRHLRFKLQSLSRRLDELEEATKSLQKAEDELLELQDKVIQAEGSNSSMLAEVEALRKRVLKIEGKDEEIKRAEDLCQLMKEKLEEEESLTRELKAEIERLQKRMAELEKLEEAFGRSKNDCTQLCLSLNEERNLTKKISSELETLRCKVKDLESSEDRLGKTEQSLVCELEKLKSLTLSFVSERKYLNDRDRENEKLIKELTQKLEQNNKVNLVDHTRNASTLLDRNDLRIEDGISSTLPSKEARRKGALDYRKQGENETRNKSENEKNRNQEDNKVQDLNQEIEKLKTQIKHYESLEEELKKMRAQNNDLKDSYLSEQNKNKLLASQLEEVRLQLKNQKDLENGEVLDSEESLLVGKGRQHERPKYRGLVNESPTSKYKAREHSPQHKRGERLRNKEHVLSNDNAPQNSRQAGCPSSVNRRGTKASGAVVGTDNISQEAKRPDTAGSLSEGKRTREQPSVLSRYPPAAQEHRMLKGVSKSGHENGLKGKVEKTSQVFNDANHGRGSEDRSSRTDHTAASAGNKVLKVNRAVALDASLEAMSAKKILNPTGGNQVSSGLAAELGTSKAADPLASSRRLSSEGLSKCKRPANGQVAESSPPSLKPPILSKVSSGSRSQEDILQGFVAQDKEDQEQPVPVVTEDSSQHEALRCRVIKPSGRERLDLEDDMDTDSLVTAKLVNTTITPEPEPKRQHSTRETPRSRAALRTPLFDGDRDAGADAEAVKPVRGAVEFQDANSSGVKGRRPFSPREALRSKAVIKPVIIDKDVKEVMGGGGAEAISEKPKPTSRTVPNKVTSCITIYPVEVSSPRGSISEAPRERHTSTSNIQVVPSEMSSVTNHISLPFEISINKNDITRQISEADQAGDLPPRGRPETVVSRSSITIKPSEPAERNSQEPPSETFRWKSHRPPLEMEPVDAKHVTVRSAWRSRRDLNSLEDSPAHGGKTTDLPNAYTQRSSTDFSELERPRPSPFEQGTRRGAGNPRDAPDAPELSSRRSQSSLTVSEVLTRRGRAGDSVTAAALSRPAGLHNCLERPELPAKWPPEHTRVRAEERLRRAKHSSEEN
- the LUZP1 gene encoding leucine zipper protein 1 isoform X1, translated to MAEHSGYKEVTSTRHLRFKLQSLSRRLDELEEATKSLQKAEDELLELQDKVIQAEGSNSSMLAEVEALRKRVLKIEGKDEEIKRAEDLCQLMKEKLEEEESLTRELKAEIERLQKRMAELEKLEEAFGRSKNDCTQLCLSLNEERNLTKKISSELETLRCKVKDLESSEDRLGKTEQSLVCELEKLKSLTLSFVSERKYLNDRDRENEKLIKELTQKLEQNNKVNLVDHTRNASTLLDRNDLRIEDGISSTLPSKEARRKGALDYRKQGENETRNKSENEKNRNQEDNKVQDLNQEIEKLKTQIKHYESLEEELKKMRAQNNDLKDSYLSEQNKNKLLASQLEEVRLQLKNQKDLENGEVLDSEESLLVGKGRQHERPKYRGLVNESPTSKYKAREHSPQHKRGERLRNKEHVLSNDNAPQNSRQAGCPSSVNRRGTKASGAVVGTDNISQEAKRPDTAGSLSEGKRTREQPSVLSRYPPAAQEHRMLKGVSKSGHENGLKGKVEKTSQVFNDANHGRGSEDRSSRTDHTAASAGNKVLKVNRAVALDASLEAMSAKKILNPTGGNQVSSGLAAELGTSKAADPLASSRRLSSEGLSKCKRPANGQVAESSPPSLKPPILSKVSSGSRSQEDILQGFVAQDKEDQEQPVPVVTEDSSQHEALRCRVIKPSGRERLDLEDDMDTDSLVTAKLVNTTITPEPEPKRQHSTRETPRSRAALRTPLFDGDRDAGADAEAVKPVRGAVEFQDANSSGVKGRRPFSPREALRSKAVIKPVIIDKDVKEVMGGGGAEAISEKPKPTSRTVPNKVTSCITIYPVEVSSPRGSISEAPRERHTSTSNIQVVPSEMSSVTNHISLPFEISINKNDITRQISEADQAGDLPPRGRPETVVSRSSITIKPSEPAERNSQEPPSETFRWKSHRPPLEMEPVDAKHVTVRSAWRSRRDLNSLEDSPAHGGKTTDLPNAYTQRSSTDFSELERPRPSPFEQGTRRGAGNPRDAPDAPELSSRRSQSSLTVSEVLTRRGRAGDSVTAAALSRPAGLEEAEGSNPNPFRWQHNCLERPELPAKWPPEHTRVRAEERLRRAKHSSEEN